The nucleotide sequence GATCCTCCGTTGGTTACGTACCCTCATGTCGAGTTTATGAAGATCGATGACATTTCTAACTTGACAAATAGTTTATGGGAAGTGAAACCGCTTCAAAAGTGTTATTGGCTGAGTCGGGAATTCCAAGCTCATTTGAAGAGCGTGGCTCGGCCCATGGATAGTTTGGGATGCACCACTTTTGATGCTATGGCCGCTCACGTTTGGAGATCATGGGTAAAAGCGCTAGACGTGAAACCACTAGACTTTGGGCTACGCTTGACCTTTCCAGTCAATGCTCGGCCCAAGCTCAAAAACCCACCTCTCAAAGACGGGTTTTATGGGAATGTAGTGTGCATAGCATGTGCCACTAGCACCGTATCCAACCTTGTAAACGGGTCGCTCCAAGATGTGACCCGTTTGGTCCGTGAAGCCCGGTTAGGGGTTTCAGAAGAGTATTTAAGATCAACAATAGATCATGTTGCCGTGGATAGACCAACTAAGCTTGAGTTTGGAGGAAAGTTAACAATCACCCAATGGACCCGGTTTTCAATGTATGAGACATCAGATTTCGGGTGGGGTCGAGCCATTTACGTGGGCCCACTCGACTTGACCCCAACACCTCAAGTTTGTGTTCTCCTCCCTGAAGGGGTGGCTAATTCTAATGGTGCAATGGTGGTATGCATTTGTTTGCCAGAGGCTGCTGCCCATAGATTCAAAGAGTTATTGTGCTTGATGGATACGTCATAATCTAGTTTCACCATTAAGTTGAAAGGCTACCAAAAATGTGATAATTTTCGTTTTTTAAATGGTTGTTTTTATAACACTGTGTATTTTAAAAGCTATATTATTGCACATTTTATTTGTAGTAAGTTATGCACGGTGTGTGATGCAACGAATTAGGCGAAAATGGTGATTAACTAGTGGATCAATATTCAAGTAAATTTTATCGATTTCATATATCATATTATTGCAAACTAATACATCAAAAAAGAAAAGGCAAATGGGCACGTGCTAGCCCTTTTTAAATAGCAAAATGGATTCTTTTAAAAGCTACATTCATAGATTttggggtcataacattactatgaaTGACATGTTGGACTAAGTTGCGTAGCTCCATAGTCTCAGGTGCAaggaaaccaaaagtatcaaataCAAATGGTATAACTTGTGTTAGTTGTCAATGCACGTTTTCTCGTGTATAGCCACTTTGCATGAAGCAGCTTTTAAAGCAGCCTGACCCAACGTGAAGACACTGGTCCTCAAACCTACTAGAGGGGAGACTCCTGTTAAATCTACACACGCATGTTTCCTGCCCGTCCATCCAAAGACCAAACCGTCAGTTAGTCG is from Helianthus annuus cultivar XRQ/B chromosome 9, HanXRQr2.0-SUNRISE, whole genome shotgun sequence and encodes:
- the LOC110874131 gene encoding omega-hydroxypalmitate O-feruloyl transferase; translated protein: MARFSSWVQERHFPSLHIPISIDRSFSVVPEGPIQARDGDTLYLSNLDDIIGARVFTPTIYFYIVGGNSIDDVVGTLRDALAKVLVPYYPFSGRLRETKNKKLEVFFGPNQGALMVQAHTELSLDHLGDLNVPNPAWSNLVYKFPNEGDYKVIDMPLLIAQVTRFSCGGFSLGLRICHCICDGLGAMQFLGAWASTARTGSLVVDPNPCWDREIFAPRDPPLVTYPHVEFMKIDDISNLTNSLWEVKPLQKCYWLSREFQAHLKSVARPMDSLGCTTFDAMAAHVWRSWVKALDVKPLDFGLRLTFPVNARPKLKNPPLKDGFYGNVVCIACATSTVSNLVNGSLQDVTRLVREARLGVSEEYLRSTIDHVAVDRPTKLEFGGKLTITQWTRFSMYETSDFGWGRAIYVGPLDLTPTPQVCVLLPEGVANSNGAMVVCICLPEAAAHRFKELLCLMDTS